A segment of the Natrinema sp. SYSU A 869 genome:
GCGACGGCCCGGCGAGCGAAACGTGTCACAGCTCACCTGTCGCTGAGGTGGCGTTCTGAAGTGCCGTTTCCGAGCGTATCGTAGTCGATGGGGAGCGGAGCGGCTCCACCACGGAAGTCACCGAGGTGATCCCGATCGGGTCATCTGAGGGCGTGAATCGCTCGTCGGATTCAGCGCCACGTTCGGTCCCGCTTTCGGTTGGTACCTACCCGTTCTCGGTGGACACCTCTGACGGTCGTTGGAAGAGGTCACCGTCCACGTCTTCTAGAGAGGTCGAGTGTCTCTTGGAAAACCGAGGCCCTGTCCGTTGGGGATGGTCCGTGCTCAGGGTTTCATCAACAGTCGCCCATCAGCGCCGTCGCCACCAGATAAAGCTGTAGAGGCCCAGTCCGACGAGGATTAGCCCGGATCCCCAGACGGCGAAGATCGCCGACCAGATGCCCATCAGTTCGCCCTCTCCTCCGATGCTTGCCCCGTTCAAAATCGTGCCCAGCGCGACGATGACGGCGCCCGCCGCCGCGATTTTCAACAGGAGGGAGTCGATGATCGGATCGAGAACCGTTTCTCGAAATTGGGACGTCGTTTCCGGATCGCTTGCTCGCTGCGTGGAACCCATTACCATGATGGTTTGCTTCACCCGTATAAATTAGTTAGGGTTCGTCACACCGAGCCGACGCCGTCAAGCCCGTCGTCACTGGCGCTGGTAATATTGCCGGAAGACCAATCTTCGTATGGAGAAGAATGGAATAGCTAGTTTGAATGTCGACAGCGCACCGTAACTACGTTGATGGAGAGTGGGTCGAATCGCGTTCCGGCGATACGTTCGAGGTACTGAATCCTGCAAACACGAACGAGGTCGTTGGGGAGTTCCAGTCCTCCTCGGCCGCGGACGCCGAGGAGGCGATCGAGGCCGCAGTCGCCGCCGAGGACGAGTGGGCGTCAACACCTGGCCCGGAACGGGGAGCGATCCTTCAGGAAACGGCACAGATCCTCGAAGAGCAAAAAGACGACCTGACCGAGACGCTGACCCGCGAAGAGGGCAAGACGCTCGGCGAAGCCGGCGGTGAGGTCCAACGGGCGATCGACATCTTCTACTACTACGCACAGAAGGCCAGCGATCTCGGCGGCACCGTCAAGTCGCCCAGCGGCACGGACAAAGACCTCTTTACCAAGCGCGAACCCCTGGGAACAGTCGCGCTGATCACGCCGTGGAACTACCCCATTGCGATCCCGGCCTGGAAGCTCGCACCCGCGCTGGCGGCCGGCAACACGGCCGTCCTCAAGCCCGCCTCGGCGGCACCGACCGTCGCTGTGAAACTGCTCGAGGCACTCGACGAAGCGGGACTTCCCGACGGCGTTGCGAACCACGTCACTGGCTCCGGGAGCGAAATCGGCAGCGTGCTGACCGATCACGAAGGTGTCGACGCTGTCTCCTTTACCGGCTCAACGGCGGTTGGGACCGCCGTCGCACAGGCCGCTGCAGACGATCTCAAACGCGTCCAGTGTGAGATGGGCGGAAAGAACCCGACGGTCGTGATGCCGAGTGCCGACGTCGACGAGGCGGTCGACATCGTCAGTGCCGGCGCGTTCGGCGTCACCGGCCAGGCCTGTACCGCCTGCTCCCGGGCGATCGTTCACGAGGATGTCTACGACGAGTTCGTCGCAGGCGTCACCGACGACGCCGAATCGATCGAGATCGGCTCCGGCCTCGAGGACGTCGACATGGGCCCCCACGTCACGAACAGCGAACTGGAGGGCACCCTCGAGTACGTCGAGATCGCCGCGGAGGAAGACGGCGCGACTCTCGAGACCGGCGGCGAACGGCTCACTGGCGGCGAGTACGACGACGGCTACTACGTCGAGCCGGCCGTCTTCTCGGACGTGACCAACGACATGCGCATCGCCCAGGAGGAGGTCTTCGGTCCGGTACTGGCAGTGCTGAAGGTCAGCAGCTTCGAGGAGGGCCTCGAGGTCGCCAACGACATCGACTACGGACTCTCGGCGAGTATCATCACGCAGGACCTCACCGAGGCCAACCGGTTCGCCGAGAACGTCGAGTCGGGCGTCGCGAAGGTCAACGAGAAAACGACCGGACTCGAACTGCACGTCCCTTCGGCGGCTACAAACAGTCCTCGACGGACACCTACCGCGAACAGGGCGACGCCGGCCTCGACTTCTTCACGTCGACGAAGACGGTCTACATGAACTACTAGTCGACCACCGTCGACCCGTCTCAGAGCGATCCGTTTTTGTTTCGATTCCGTTCGGCGGACGGATCTGCCGTTCGGACCGACAGGCGTTCAGTTCAACAGCGTTCAGCTCGACGCCGGTCCCGTTCATAGCCGATCGCTTACCGACTTGATTTGAGCGTCCCGATTCGGTACGTCGGTTCCGTCGTCTCTTCCGGAACAATTCACACACTGACTGTACAGCCCCCGTTCGATCGGCCGCGTCCCCCGACCAGTAGCGACGATATGCCGCTCCAGAACGGGTTTCGATGTGTGAAGAACGGAGTTCGTCTTCGCTAGAACGGGTCTCGGGTCGATATCGACCTTCACGAGCGGACGCGGGCCCGGCATCTCGAACGACGGCCGCTCACTCGCTGCCAAGGTGGGTCGGCGGGACGATCCCGGGCCGGCCGAGTCGAAGGCGGTCGCCGACCTCGACGGTCTCGATCAGGTGGGGGTGCTCGAACGTTGTTGCGGCCGTCGAGAGCGCGTCTGGGTCTGCCTGGATCGATCGCCAGCGCCGCGAGTGTTCCGGAACCAGCCGATCGATCTCGAGGGCGTTGGCGGCCTCGATCACGTCCTGGGCATCGTTGTACAGTTTCCGACGCTCGACCTCGCCGTCCATCCTGATGCGGCCGCTGGTGCCGTAGGAGAGCATGCCCATGTCGATGTCGAACTCCGCACCGATCTCGTGGAACGCCTCGCAGGGACGGTTGTCGCCGCCGTGGAAGATTGTCCCCTCCTCGTGCTCGAGCACGTAGGTGACGCTGCCGTCGGCGTCGGGGTCGCGGCCGTCCCGAACGTGGATCGTCAGGTCGCCGACCTCGTAGCTGTCGCCGGGTTCGACGACCGCCTGCTGATAGTCCGCAATCTCGCTCACGTCGTGGTTCTCGTAACACTCGGCCGGCGCGTGGACCGAGCCGCCGTGGTCCAGCAGGGGGCCGAACGAGGGCGGCCAGAAGTGGTCGCGGTGGTCGTGCGTACAGAACACGGCGTCACAAGAGTCGGCCCACTGGGGTTCCATCGGCACCGGCGGTATCCGGGCGATGTACTCGCGGTCCCGCTCGGTGCTGAAGTAGGGGTCGATGTAGACGGCGGTCTCGGGCGTCCTGATCGCCCACCCGGCCACGCCGAGGAACCACAGCGAGACGCCGTCGACGTCGGCGCCGTTGATCTCCTCGCGGATCCACCACTCGCCCCAGTCGCTGTTGATCGTCATCGAGTCACCCGATACTTCGCGCTGTCGGTCTCGCTAGCACGGTCCATGCAGAACGGATCCGCTCGAGAGTGCGTAAACCTTTCGACGCAGACGATGAGAAAGCGGATTCTAGACCTGAACCGCCGTCTCGCTTCAGAGAGCAATTCCCTTTCTGCAGGGATGTCCTGAAGGATGGCGCTAGACTTAGTGAGAGCGTCGTTACGTCGGCGACGCGTCCCACTCCTCGCCGTCATCTTGGGGATCGTAGCCGATTTTCGCGCGAGCGTGCTCGAGGTCGTACCAGCGCCGACGGTTGTCGCTGACGCCGCTGAAGACATCGAATTCGACGCTGTCGTCCTCCAGGCAGCAGTCGATCTGGTGGGCGAAGTCCCGACGGGACTGCCAGGTTGCTTTCATCCGCGCGACCTGCTCCGCGTACGCGTCGCTGCCGCGTTCCCAGTCGCCCTCCTCGACGCCGATCTCGGCGTCGCCGTAGGGGTGATCGTACTCCTCGCTCCGGACGCTGCAGATCCGAAGCGCGTAGAACTGTTTCGGGTACTCACAGCCCTCGATGTAGTATCGACCGAGATCCTCGCCGAAGCTCTTGGAGGCACCATAGTAGGAGTCGGGGCGCACGGGATCGGTGTGATCGATGACGAGGTCGTGGTCACGCCCATAGATTTCGGGGGCGTTCTCGAGTTCGTACATCCCCATCACGTGGTTGGTCGAGCCGAAGACGACGGACTCGACCTCGGCCTCGCGGGCCGCCTCGAGGACGTTGTACATGCCGAGGATGTTGGGCTCGAAGATGTCGGTCCAGTCGCCGTCGGTGTATGGGTAGGCGGCGAGGTGGACGATGGCGTCCTGTCCCTCGCAGGCCTCGCGGAGCGTCTCGTAGTCCGCGATGTCGCCGACGACGGTCTCGTATCCGCTGTAGGGGTCGTCGTCCGTCCGGTCCGATCGGTTGTAGTACGTGAACTCATATCGATCGTCATCGTGGAGGTGATCGATGATCGCAGTTCCACACCGGCCGTACGCACCGGTCACTAGTACATCCATACGTCTAGCCCTTTCGGGGACACCATCAAAATATCGGTCCAGTAGCGCGAGTTCGAGGTGTCGATCGAGCCGTCAGCGCGGTCACTCCATCAGGACGGTCACCGGCCCGTCGAAGTTCAGCAGGACGCGCTGGGCGATGTCACCGAAAATTGCCTTCCCGGTCGGCGAGCGCTTCTGGCCGATGAGGAACGTGTGATCGCAGGCCAGCCGTTCTGCTGCAGACAAGATCTCGTCGTCGAGGTCATCCTTCTCAGTGATGACCGGCTCGATCCGGACGTCGATGTCGCCATCGATGTCGTTGAGGACGTCCTTAGTGAACTCCTCAGCGAACTTCCGCGTCATCGCCGTCGCGTCGGTCTCCTCAAACTTGGTTCCCTCCATTCGCTCGACCCACTCGATCGCGTCGTTGCCGTCCTCGGCTGCTTCGGGGGTCGTCCACGCTAGGACGACTAGTTCCGCGTTCCCGTTCTGGGCGAACTCGCCGGCTTCGGCGAGGAGTCGTCTGTGAGCCTCGGTATCGTCGATGACGACGAGTGCACGTTGCATACCACTCATCTTGGCTGGCAGTCTGATAAAGCTACCTCTGACTGAGACCTCGGATACCCGCGATACGCCGTCTACGGTCGTTCACCTAAGATGTTCACACCGGAGACGGTACCACATCCGAACAGCACCACCCAGTAGCCGAGGCGAACCGAGGGGAGTGAATGCGATCGACGACACCGTCCTCGCTCTCAGTCGTCCGCCTCGGCCGCCTCCGCTTCCTCGCCGTCATCGGTCTGGGATGCCCAGAGATCGGCGTACACGCCGCCGTCCTCGACCAGTTCCTGATGGGTGCCGGTCTCGATCACGTCGCCGTCTTCCATGACGACGATGCGATCCGCGTTCCGGATCGTCGACAGACGATGCGCGATGACGAACGCGGTCCGATCCGCGGTGAGCTCGTCGAGGTTCCGCTGGATGAGGGTCTCGGTCTCCGTATCGACGTCGCTGGTCGCCTCGTCGAGGACGATGACGTCCGGATCGTTGCAGATTGTCCGCGCGATCGAGACGCGCTGGCGCTGGCCGCCGGAGAGTTTGACCCCGCGTTCGCCGACCATCGTGTCGTACCCCTCCGGGAGCTCCGTGATGAATCGGTGGGCACCAGCGGCCATCGCCGCGTTCCGGATTCGCGTCTCGACGTCGTCTGGAACCTCGCCGGCGTCGGCCTCGAGAACAGTCCTGAACGCTTCGCCGTCGCCGTACGCGATATTCTCGCGGATCGTGCCGGAGAACATGTACGGGTCCTGTTCGACAACGCCGATCCGATCGCGGAGCGTCTGGAGAGAGTACGTCCGGACGTCGTTGTCGTCGATCATCACCGATCCCGAATCAACGTCGTAGAACCGCATGGGGAGTTTCAGGAGCGTCGACTTGCCGGAGCCGCTAGTCCCCGCGAAGCCGACCGTCTCGCCGGCTTTGATCTCGAGGTCGATCCCCTCGAGGATCCGTTCGCCGCCGTCCGAGTAGCTGAACGTGACGTCCTCGAAGGCGATGTCGCCGTCAAGTGAGACGGGGTCGGTCCCATCGGTCGGTGACTGGATGTCGGCCTCGTAGCCGAGCACGCCGAAGACGCGCTCGGCGCTCGATTTGGCCTTCTGGTAGTTGTTCGCGGTCTTGCCGATCCGCGTCATCGGGCCGTCGAGTTGCTGGAGATAGACGAAGAAGGCGACGAACGCGCCGGTCGACAGCCCGCCGGCGGTAATCGCGTCCCGGCCGCCGACGACGAGGATCGTGACGAACATCGCGCCGACGATCAGACGCAGCGACGCGAAAAACGCCTTCCGGATCGTGATCGCGCCGATCTTCTCGTCGCGGTAGCCGCGGCTCTGCTCGGCGACCCGTTGGTTTTCGACCTCGTAGCGGTCGAACGACTTCACGATCGCCGCGCCGCCGAGGTTGTTCGCCAGCCGCGTGTTCAGTCGCGCGACGAGTTCGCGAATGCGCTTGTACTTGGGTTCGATCCAGATGATGAACTTGGCCGTCACGACCGCGATGATCGGAACGGGGAGCAACACTAGGGCCGCGAGCCGCGGCGCCGTGTACAACATGTAGCCGCCGACGAGCGCGAAGATCATTATCGCCTCCGTGATCTGGCGAATCTCGACGTTGAAGAAGTCTTCCAGCCGATTGATATCGCTATTCAGGATCGACAGCATTCCGCCGGTCTGGTGGTTGTTGAAGAAATCCAGCGAGAGCCGCTGCATGTGGTCGTAGGTGTCCAGTCGGAGGTCATGTTGCAGGCGCTGGGCGGTCGTCTGGAAGAAGTACCGGGAACAGTAGTGACTGACCGCCTGCACGAGATAGGCGATCACCGTGAGCCCGCCCAGGTAGTACAGAAGGTTCAGCCGTTGGTCGACCTGTTCCGACGGAATCGGTTCGGACGGAACGAGCCCGATGACGGCGAGGATCCCGTCTCCCGTTCCCGACTGCGTGACGACCAGATCGATCGCGGCCGCGATCATCAGCGCTGGGAACAGCCGCGCTGCTCGGTTGATCATCGTCGAGATGACGCCGATGGTCAGCGGCACCCAGTATGGAACAGCGTACCGGAAGGCGTTCAGCATCGGGTTCCCGTCGACCTCGTCCCGAATGTCCTCGAAGCTACCGTGTGTGTTTGACGAATCCATGCGTTCGTGGCCTCACGATCTAGTTCCCGGACCGATAAGGGACCGTGAAACGGAAACGTTCGCCCCCTTCATCCGCATTGTCGTATCGGAGAGAATACGACTCCGAGAGTCGACAGCGGACGCTGTGGCCTGCGGCAGCGATGGTCCGCCGCTACTAGCTCAGTCGGCGCGATAGCGTTCCAGCGCGTCCTGATTGATCTCGATGCCCAGTCCCGGCTCCTGCGGGACGTCGATACTGCCGCCGGACGGATCGAAGTGCGTCTCGAGCAGTTCGCTGCGCATCGGGTTCTCGCTGCGGTCGAACTCGATCAGCATCGGCTCCGGGACGTTGCGCGTGTGGGGGTAGTTCGAGATACTGGCGGCGAACTGCACCGCGGCGGCCATGCCGACGGCGCTGTTCCAGATGTGGGGCCTGACGGCGACGTTCTCAGTCGAGGCCATGCCGGCGATCAGCCGCGCCTCCGAGAGGCCGCCACAGCGGCCGAGGTTCGGCTGGACAATGTCGACCGTCCGATCGTCGATCAGGTCTTTGAACTCGAACCGCCCGTAGTGGGCCTCACCGGCGGCGATCGGGACGTCGATTTTCTGCCGCAGTTCGCGGTAGCCCGACGCGTTCTCCGGCGGGACTGGCTCTTCGATCCAGGTCACGTCGTACTCCGCGATGGCCCGGGCCGACTTGACGGCCTGATGTGGCCGGTAGTTGCCGTTCATATCGACCATCAGGTCGGCGTCATCGCCCAGAATCTCCCGCGCCGTGCGCACGCGCTCGGCATCCGACTCGGGGTCGGCACCAATCTTGATTTTCGCGGCGGTAAAGCCCTCTTCGACGGCCTCGCGGATCGGCTCCGCGATTGGTTGATCCGCCTCGGTGAAGTACATCGTCGAGGCGTAGGGAGTCAGTTCCTCGCAGTGCGTGCCGCCGAGCAGCCGGTGGACCGGTCGGCCGACGCTCTTCCCGATGATGTCCCAGCAGGCGACGTCGATCGCGCTGACAGCGCTCTGGACGACCACGTCACCGCCGAAGTGGTACGGATCGGTGTAGGACTTTTCGGCGAGTGACTCGACCTCAAAGGGGTCCATGCCGACGATGTCGTCAACGAACATTGTTTCGATCGTCGCCGTCGCCATCGGTCCCGGGGCGAACGCCTCGCCCCAGCCGACGGTCCCGTCGTCGGTCTCGAGACGCACCAACGTCGTCCCGCGGTCGGTTCCGAACCCTCGCGCGTCGCCGAGCCCCTGTCCGTCGGGAAGCGAGTGTGCGAGCGGAATCGCCTGAATGTCCGTGATCTCCATAGCGAACCCGACAGACTCGCGTCCAATATAGCTTGCGTTGGTCCAAGTGATCGGTGGTAGGCACGCCGGACAAACCCGAGAGTCGGGGATACATTTATCACGTCAGTTCCACGTAGTAGCGACCACGACATGGCTAGAGCTGCCCTTAGCGAGCGTTTTCAGGACGTCGCCTTTACCACCGCTGTGCCGTTCAGCAACGACGGATCGGACGTGCTGTTCGACGACCTCGCCAATAACCTCGAGACACAGTACAACGCCGGCGCACGCCTGTTTATCCCCTGTGGCAACACCGGCGAGTACTACTCGCTAACCGACGAAGAGCGGATCGAGATCGTGGAAACCCACGTCGAGGCAACCGGCGACGAGGCGACGATCGCCGGCGGTGTCGCCGGCAGCATCCCGGAGGTCGAACGGCTCGCCGACGCCTACGAGGACGCTGGAGCGGACGCGATCATGATGATGCACCCCGACCACACCTACATGCACCAGCGCGGGCTGGCGAACTACTACCACCGGATCTGCGATGCGACCGACCTCGGCGTCGTCATCTACAAGCGCGGTCCCGAAGTGCCGCGAGACGTGATCGTCGATCTGAGCGAGCGCGAGAACGTCGTCGCGGTGAAGTTTGCGGTCAACGATATCAAGGAGTTCTCCCAGACCGTTGCGGACGCCTCAGGCGAGGTGACCTGGGTCAACGGGATCGCCGAGCGGTACGCGCTCT
Coding sequences within it:
- a CDS encoding MBL fold metallo-hydrolase — encoded protein: MTINSDWGEWWIREEINGADVDGVSLWFLGVAGWAIRTPETAVYIDPYFSTERDREYIARIPPVPMEPQWADSCDAVFCTHDHRDHFWPPSFGPLLDHGGSVHAPAECYENHDVSEIADYQQAVVEPGDSYEVGDLTIHVRDGRDPDADGSVTYVLEHEEGTIFHGGDNRPCEAFHEIGAEFDIDMGMLSYGTSGRIRMDGEVERRKLYNDAQDVIEAANALEIDRLVPEHSRRWRSIQADPDALSTAATTFEHPHLIETVEVGDRLRLGRPGIVPPTHLGSE
- a CDS encoding NAD(P)-dependent oxidoreductase — translated: MDVLVTGAYGRCGTAIIDHLHDDDRYEFTYYNRSDRTDDDPYSGYETVVGDIADYETLREACEGQDAIVHLAAYPYTDGDWTDIFEPNILGMYNVLEAAREAEVESVVFGSTNHVMGMYELENAPEIYGRDHDLVIDHTDPVRPDSYYGASKSFGEDLGRYYIEGCEYPKQFYALRICSVRSEEYDHPYGDAEIGVEEGDWERGSDAYAEQVARMKATWQSRRDFAHQIDCCLEDDSVEFDVFSGVSDNRRRWYDLEHARAKIGYDPQDDGEEWDASPT
- a CDS encoding universal stress protein, producing MQRALVVIDDTEAHRRLLAEAGEFAQNGNAELVVLAWTTPEAAEDGNDAIEWVERMEGTKFEETDATAMTRKFAEEFTKDVLNDIDGDIDVRIEPVITEKDDLDDEILSAAERLACDHTFLIGQKRSPTGKAIFGDIAQRVLLNFDGPVTVLME
- a CDS encoding ABC transporter ATP-binding protein, with product MDSSNTHGSFEDIRDEVDGNPMLNAFRYAVPYWVPLTIGVISTMINRAARLFPALMIAAAIDLVVTQSGTGDGILAVIGLVPSEPIPSEQVDQRLNLLYYLGGLTVIAYLVQAVSHYCSRYFFQTTAQRLQHDLRLDTYDHMQRLSLDFFNNHQTGGMLSILNSDINRLEDFFNVEIRQITEAIMIFALVGGYMLYTAPRLAALVLLPVPIIAVVTAKFIIWIEPKYKRIRELVARLNTRLANNLGGAAIVKSFDRYEVENQRVAEQSRGYRDEKIGAITIRKAFFASLRLIVGAMFVTILVVGGRDAITAGGLSTGAFVAFFVYLQQLDGPMTRIGKTANNYQKAKSSAERVFGVLGYEADIQSPTDGTDPVSLDGDIAFEDVTFSYSDGGERILEGIDLEIKAGETVGFAGTSGSGKSTLLKLPMRFYDVDSGSVMIDDNDVRTYSLQTLRDRIGVVEQDPYMFSGTIRENIAYGDGEAFRTVLEADAGEVPDDVETRIRNAAMAAGAHRFITELPEGYDTMVGERGVKLSGGQRQRVSIARTICNDPDVIVLDEATSDVDTETETLIQRNLDELTADRTAFVIAHRLSTIRNADRIVVMEDGDVIETGTHQELVEDGGVYADLWASQTDDGEEAEAAEADD
- a CDS encoding mandelate racemase/muconate lactonizing enzyme family protein — encoded protein: MEITDIQAIPLAHSLPDGQGLGDARGFGTDRGTTLVRLETDDGTVGWGEAFAPGPMATATIETMFVDDIVGMDPFEVESLAEKSYTDPYHFGGDVVVQSAVSAIDVACWDIIGKSVGRPVHRLLGGTHCEELTPYASTMYFTEADQPIAEPIREAVEEGFTAAKIKIGADPESDAERVRTAREILGDDADLMVDMNGNYRPHQAVKSARAIAEYDVTWIEEPVPPENASGYRELRQKIDVPIAAGEAHYGRFEFKDLIDDRTVDIVQPNLGRCGGLSEARLIAGMASTENVAVRPHIWNSAVGMAAAVQFAASISNYPHTRNVPEPMLIEFDRSENPMRSELLETHFDPSGGSIDVPQEPGLGIEINQDALERYRAD
- a CDS encoding dihydrodipicolinate synthase family protein, whose amino-acid sequence is MARAALSERFQDVAFTTAVPFSNDGSDVLFDDLANNLETQYNAGARLFIPCGNTGEYYSLTDEERIEIVETHVEATGDEATIAGGVAGSIPEVERLADAYEDAGADAIMMMHPDHTYMHQRGLANYYHRICDATDLGVVIYKRGPEVPRDVIVDLSERENVVAVKFAVNDIKEFSQTVADASGEVTWVNGIAERYALSFAIEGATGYTTGLGNFAPEATLALFDAVKDENWDRARSIQRLLRPIEDLREEPGEGNALSAANNVPVIKHGMELAGYAGGPVRDPLVDLSADDAARLEGYYETLQSMPLLEAA